One region of Limnospira fusiformis SAG 85.79 genomic DNA includes:
- a CDS encoding type ISP restriction/modification enzyme, which produces MATLNLKPSHKAVKSYYQTLQNFQKLGAANEGAVKVAFADLLTSCCQQFNWILVQENSLKLTAKKRIQVDGLFVRDDTLKHGIWEAKDTADDLPKEVQKKFAKGYPKDNIIFQSPDRVIIWQGGKQVYDQDITKPEALVESLKLFFEYRPPQIENWEKAAAEFGEKVRGLGEKLVDLIESQRKTNPQFIGAFQGFSNLCRQSINPNISDAAVEEMLIQHLLTERIFRQIFNNPDFTRRNIIAVEIEKVIEALTSKSFSRAHFLGDVDYFYRALEEAAATITEYSEKQHFLNTVYERFFQGFAVNVADTHGIVYTPQSIVDFMVRSVDEILRTEFKKSLSDKGVHILDPFVGTGNFIMRIMREIRKTALSHKYQQELHCNEVMLLPYYIASMNIEHEYLTATGQYQPFDGICLVDTFSVQEASQLDLFTPQNTQRVKQQQSSPIFVVIGNPPYNTAQQNENDNNKNRKYSQTGGVDQRVAETYAKDSKATNKNKLSDPYVKAFRWAADRIEDEGIVAFVSNNSFIDAIAFDGMRQHLAQDFDAIYILDLGGNIRKNASNQPIYNVFDIKVGVSINLLIKKKEGNKSPGKIYYAAVGEFWRKQEKYDYLEKCQHLGGVDWEEIKPDKKHTWLTAGLHADFETFIPMGTKETKAAKGDATGAIFKLFSLGVNTNRDVWAYNFNPDELAANIQRMIATYNEQTRKWHDCQDPSVNLDDFVISDDTKIKWSSRLKECLKANITTQFIPENVRNSLYRPFCFQFLYFDEVLTHRRGQFPYIFPTPETEKENRVICVTGLGSEKSFTAMISNMIVDLNMLSPGTGGARCFPFYSYDEDGNNRQENITDWALDAFREEYENRAISKWDIFYYIYGLLHHPRYREKYADNLKRELPRIPYAPEFESFAKAGKRLAEIHLNYEKQPEYRLEFIENDEVALNWRVEKMKLSKDKTQLIYNEFLTLAGIPPKVFAYRLGNRSALDWIIDRYQVKIDKRSGIENDPNRLDDEQYIVRLIGQVITVSLETVDIVNQLPSLE; this is translated from the coding sequence ATGGCTACTTTGAATCTGAAACCTTCCCACAAGGCGGTAAAGTCCTATTACCAAACATTACAAAACTTCCAGAAGTTGGGGGCGGCTAATGAAGGGGCGGTTAAAGTCGCTTTTGCCGATTTGTTAACTTCCTGTTGTCAGCAGTTTAATTGGATTTTGGTACAGGAAAACAGCCTGAAGTTGACCGCCAAAAAACGGATTCAAGTTGATGGGTTATTTGTCCGAGATGATACCCTAAAACATGGCATTTGGGAAGCTAAAGACACCGCCGACGACTTACCCAAAGAAGTACAAAAGAAATTTGCCAAAGGCTACCCCAAAGATAACATTATTTTTCAGTCCCCTGACCGGGTGATTATTTGGCAAGGGGGAAAACAAGTCTATGACCAGGATATCACCAAACCGGAAGCCTTGGTCGAAAGTCTAAAGTTGTTTTTTGAATATCGCCCACCCCAAATCGAAAATTGGGAGAAAGCCGCGGCCGAATTTGGCGAGAAAGTGCGCGGGTTGGGGGAAAAACTGGTTGATTTAATCGAGAGTCAACGCAAAACTAATCCCCAGTTTATTGGGGCTTTTCAAGGGTTTAGTAACCTGTGCCGTCAGTCGATTAATCCTAATATTTCTGATGCGGCTGTGGAAGAGATGCTGATTCAGCATTTACTCACGGAAAGGATTTTCCGACAGATTTTTAATAACCCCGATTTTACCCGGCGCAATATTATCGCGGTGGAAATTGAGAAGGTGATCGAGGCTTTAACCTCCAAGTCGTTTAGTCGCGCTCATTTTCTGGGAGATGTTGATTATTTTTATCGCGCCTTAGAAGAGGCTGCGGCTACTATTACTGAGTATAGCGAAAAGCAGCATTTTTTAAACACGGTTTATGAAAGGTTTTTCCAAGGGTTTGCGGTCAATGTCGCCGATACCCATGGGATTGTTTACACGCCTCAGAGTATTGTCGATTTTATGGTGAGAAGTGTTGATGAGATTCTCCGCACGGAGTTTAAGAAATCTCTGAGTGATAAAGGGGTGCATATTCTTGACCCGTTTGTGGGGACGGGTAACTTTATTATGCGGATAATGCGGGAGATTAGAAAAACTGCGTTATCTCATAAGTATCAGCAGGAGTTACACTGCAATGAGGTGATGTTATTACCCTATTATATCGCTTCGATGAATATTGAGCATGAATATTTGACGGCAACCGGACAATATCAGCCTTTTGACGGGATTTGTTTGGTGGATACTTTCTCGGTGCAAGAAGCATCACAACTCGATTTATTTACTCCCCAAAATACCCAACGGGTCAAGCAGCAGCAAAGTTCCCCCATTTTTGTGGTCATTGGCAACCCTCCCTATAATACAGCGCAGCAAAATGAAAACGACAATAACAAAAACCGCAAATATAGCCAAACGGGAGGAGTTGATCAACGGGTGGCGGAAACTTATGCGAAAGACTCGAAAGCGACTAATAAAAATAAACTTTCCGACCCCTACGTTAAGGCATTTCGCTGGGCGGCTGATAGGATTGAAGATGAGGGAATTGTGGCATTTGTCAGCAATAACAGCTTTATTGATGCGATCGCTTTTGATGGAATGCGGCAGCATTTAGCCCAAGATTTTGACGCAATTTATATTTTAGATTTGGGGGGTAATATCAGAAAAAATGCCAGCAATCAACCGATTTATAATGTTTTTGATATCAAAGTAGGGGTGAGTATTAACCTGTTGATTAAAAAGAAGGAAGGTAACAAATCTCCGGGTAAAATTTATTATGCAGCGGTGGGTGAGTTTTGGCGGAAACAGGAAAAATACGATTATTTAGAAAAATGTCAGCATTTGGGTGGGGTAGACTGGGAAGAGATTAAACCGGACAAAAAACATACCTGGTTAACCGCAGGGTTGCACGCGGATTTTGAAACCTTTATCCCCATGGGGACTAAGGAAACCAAAGCCGCCAAAGGAGACGCGACGGGGGCGATTTTTAAGTTGTTTAGCTTGGGAGTTAATACCAATCGCGATGTTTGGGCGTATAACTTTAATCCTGATGAATTAGCCGCCAATATTCAAAGGATGATCGCCACCTATAATGAACAAACCAGGAAATGGCATGATTGTCAAGATCCATCAGTTAATCTCGATGATTTTGTTATATCTGATGATACGAAAATTAAATGGAGTAGTCGCCTTAAAGAATGTCTGAAAGCCAATATAACTACGCAGTTTATCCCCGAAAACGTAAGAAATTCTCTATATCGTCCATTTTGTTTTCAGTTTTTATATTTCGATGAAGTTTTAACTCATCGTCGCGGTCAATTTCCCTACATATTCCCCACCCCGGAGACAGAGAAAGAGAATCGGGTGATTTGTGTAACTGGGTTAGGTTCAGAAAAATCTTTTACAGCGATGATAAGTAATATGATCGTTGATTTAAATATGTTAAGTCCAGGGACAGGTGGCGCACGTTGTTTCCCTTTCTACAGCTATGACGAAGACGGAAATAACCGCCAGGAAAACATCACGGACTGGGCGTTAGATGCTTTTCGGGAAGAATACGAAAACCGGGCTATCAGTAAATGGGATATTTTCTATTATATATATGGTTTGTTACACCATCCCAGGTATCGGGAAAAATACGCGGACAACCTGAAAAGGGAATTACCGCGCATTCCCTACGCCCCGGAATTTGAGAGTTTTGCCAAAGCGGGAAAACGTCTAGCGGAAATTCATCTAAACTATGAAAAGCAACCGGAATATCGGCTGGAATTTATCGAAAATGATGAGGTCGCGTTAAATTGGCGGGTGGAAAAGATGAAACTGAGTAAAGATAAAACCCAGTTAATTTATAACGAGTTTCTGACCTTGGCGGGTATTCCCCCGAAAGTGTTTGCATATCGCCTGGGGAACCGATCAGCTTTAGATTGGATTATTGACCGCTATCAGGTTAAAATAGATAAACGCAGTGGTATTGAAAATGACCCCAACCGCTTAGACGATGAACAATATATTGTGAGGTTAATTGGTCAGGTGATTACAGTTAGCTTAGAAACGGTGGATATTGTCAATCAATTACCCTCCCTGGAATAA
- a CDS encoding serine/threonine-protein kinase translates to MSYCFNPHCPNPQNPGEGESCQHCGAAVKLSAPIGGSANSCYAALELLGQGGFGRTFLAVDQLTPNHPQVAIKQFFPQGNNAKRSADLFRQEAQQLEILGEHSQIPNRVAYFESEPYQYLVQEFIEGHNLAQELMLKGPFTENKIYQVLDELLPVLQFIHSHKVIHRDIKPENIIRRRCSSKGSENSLVLVDFGAAKLVTGGLLPKTGTLIGSAAYTAPEQLMGKAVFASDIYSLGVTCIHLLTGVTPFDLFDSHEGNWGWRSYLKSPVSDELADILDRMLAGATSKRFHSAAALLLKLHPTPKYIEAMPGLTPEPETGFVAIATNPTTIKQPIKPSTLPQEEPQITEVLQKALQSYQVKVQVNRISKSKLTIVINRADKQQVDYPQIAKAIATELTQLNLKNIVRVKLLGRVQNRGVPEWQIVLKLDPKARRKNQRLRFKQYCHKLISSENWRKRIQSKQFWMDTLTMAMVAYIFSNNFIVFTPFLSLLIAPIFIMFKNWIKPYHEVDEKQVFAMVVGLFLVLEFLQFRWVRNDLFGIIIAGMFLSIPLFSNRNN, encoded by the coding sequence ATGAGTTACTGTTTTAATCCCCACTGTCCAAATCCCCAAAACCCAGGTGAGGGGGAGTCGTGCCAACACTGTGGCGCTGCTGTCAAACTATCGGCCCCAATTGGGGGGTCAGCCAATAGCTGTTATGCTGCGCTGGAACTCCTGGGACAAGGGGGATTCGGTCGCACATTTTTAGCGGTTGATCAACTGACACCCAACCATCCACAGGTCGCGATTAAACAGTTTTTTCCCCAGGGAAATAATGCCAAGCGATCGGCGGATTTATTTCGTCAGGAAGCCCAGCAACTGGAGATTTTAGGGGAACATTCCCAAATCCCTAACCGGGTGGCTTATTTTGAGTCGGAACCCTATCAATATTTGGTTCAGGAGTTTATAGAGGGTCATAACCTGGCTCAAGAATTGATGCTCAAGGGTCCGTTTACGGAAAATAAAATTTATCAGGTTCTGGATGAATTATTGCCTGTGTTACAGTTTATTCACAGCCATAAGGTGATTCATCGAGATATTAAACCGGAAAATATTATCCGTCGCCGCTGTAGCAGTAAAGGCTCGGAAAATAGCTTGGTTTTGGTGGATTTTGGGGCGGCTAAATTGGTGACAGGGGGGCTATTACCAAAGACGGGGACTCTGATTGGTTCCGCTGCTTATACGGCTCCTGAACAGTTGATGGGAAAGGCTGTATTTGCTAGTGATATTTATAGTTTGGGGGTGACTTGTATTCATTTGTTGACGGGTGTTACCCCTTTTGATTTGTTTGATAGTCATGAGGGAAATTGGGGCTGGCGTAGTTATTTAAAAAGTCCTGTTAGTGACGAATTAGCTGATATTTTAGATAGAATGTTGGCCGGGGCAACAAGCAAGCGTTTTCATTCGGCGGCGGCGTTACTGCTGAAATTGCACCCCACTCCTAAATATATTGAGGCTATGCCGGGTTTAACGCCGGAACCGGAAACTGGTTTTGTGGCGATCGCCACTAATCCAACCACTATTAAACAGCCAATAAAGCCTAGTACACTCCCCCAGGAAGAACCACAAATCACTGAGGTTCTGCAAAAGGCTCTACAATCCTATCAAGTTAAGGTGCAAGTTAATCGGATTAGTAAGTCTAAGTTAACTATTGTCATTAATCGTGCCGACAAACAACAGGTGGATTATCCCCAAATAGCTAAGGCGATCGCCACTGAATTAACTCAATTAAACCTCAAGAATATTGTCCGGGTTAAGTTATTAGGCAGAGTCCAAAATCGTGGGGTTCCTGAATGGCAAATAGTGCTTAAATTAGACCCAAAAGCCAGACGCAAAAATCAGCGCCTGCGGTTTAAGCAGTATTGCCATAAGTTAATTAGCAGTGAAAATTGGCGAAAAAGAATCCAAAGCAAACAGTTCTGGATGGACACATTAACTATGGCTATGGTTGCCTATATTTTTAGCAACAACTTTATAGTGTTTACCCCATTTTTATCACTGCTAATTGCTCCAATATTTATCATGTTTAAAAACTGGATAAAACCATATCATGAGGTTGACGAAAAGCAAGTTTTTGCCATGGTTGTCGGGTTATTCTTGGTGCTAGAGTTCCTGCAATTCAGATGGGTTCGTAACGACCTTTTTGGTATCATTATCGCTGGGATGTTTCTATCTATACCACTGTTTTCAAACCGGAATAATTAA
- a CDS encoding response regulator transcription factor, producing the protein MNTIMVVEDSVTQREMISNLLRESGLKVAVASDGVEALEQVQQISPDLVVLDIVMPRMNGYELCRRLKSDPKTQKIAIVMCSSKGEEFDRYWGMKQGADAYIAKPFQPTELVGTVKQLLRG; encoded by the coding sequence ATGAATACAATTATGGTTGTAGAAGACAGTGTGACACAACGGGAGATGATCTCAAATCTCCTGAGAGAAAGTGGCTTAAAAGTCGCGGTAGCAAGCGACGGTGTAGAGGCACTAGAACAAGTTCAACAAATCTCTCCCGATCTAGTGGTGTTGGATATTGTAATGCCTCGCATGAATGGCTACGAACTGTGTCGCCGTCTCAAGTCTGATCCGAAAACTCAAAAAATTGCCATTGTGATGTGTTCTTCCAAGGGAGAGGAGTTCGATCGATATTGGGGCATGAAACAGGGGGCAGATGCTTATATCGCCAAACCATTTCAGCCGACTGAACTGGTAGGGACGGTTAAACAGCTATTAAGGGGGTAG
- a CDS encoding esterase-like activity of phytase family protein, translated as MTILPLTVTVGLIEVGITPPSPDRIQELTSFLGAVTIPTGFRFEDTEVGGLSGITYNRQKDVYYAVSDSQGDRGDARFYTLKLHWSGDPFQLEGVEVIGVRRILDANGEAFPLYSLDPEGIAFTGETVWIASEGNIAAGYPPFIKEFSLESGRQLSELPIPKQLFSPDNPNIGVRNNLATESLTLTPDGKTLFTATENALIQDGPAATVKEGSPSRIIRYNLETGLVDGQFLYMTEAIAGSSLMSETLQLNGLVELLAVSERRSLAMERSFSLDRGFVIRLFEVSVKEATDIRSLDSLRNQLEGITPVSKTPVLIPPEIQAEVIWDNLEGMTFGPTLPDGRRSLIMVSDNNFHPLLHTRIVVFAIDPEYPAKPYQQRVWEWIENFFGSGVDKTGN; from the coding sequence ATGACCATATTACCGCTGACCGTAACAGTGGGATTAATCGAAGTAGGAATTACCCCACCATCCCCCGATCGCATTCAGGAATTAACATCGTTTTTGGGTGCGGTCACGATTCCCACAGGTTTCCGATTTGAGGATACAGAAGTGGGGGGACTGTCGGGAATAACTTATAACCGGCAAAAAGATGTATATTATGCGGTGTCGGACTCCCAAGGCGATCGCGGTGACGCGAGATTTTACACGCTGAAATTGCACTGGAGTGGGGACCCTTTCCAATTAGAAGGGGTGGAAGTAATAGGAGTAAGGCGGATATTAGACGCCAACGGGGAAGCCTTCCCATTGTATAGTTTAGACCCGGAAGGAATTGCTTTTACGGGAGAAACGGTTTGGATTGCTTCGGAAGGAAATATAGCGGCGGGTTATCCTCCGTTTATCAAGGAGTTTTCCCTAGAGTCGGGTCGCCAACTAAGTGAATTACCCATCCCAAAACAATTGTTTTCGCCAGATAATCCTAATATAGGAGTGAGAAATAATCTGGCTACGGAAAGCCTGACCCTAACCCCGGACGGAAAAACTCTATTTACAGCTACGGAAAATGCTTTAATTCAAGACGGACCGGCGGCGACGGTTAAGGAAGGAAGCCCTAGCCGGATAATTCGCTATAATTTGGAGACGGGTTTAGTAGATGGTCAGTTTCTGTATATGACAGAAGCGATCGCGGGTAGTTCCCTGATGTCTGAGACGTTACAGCTTAACGGACTGGTGGAGTTGCTGGCTGTGAGTGAGAGGCGATCGCTGGCTATGGAAAGGTCATTTTCCCTAGACCGGGGATTTGTGATCCGCCTGTTTGAGGTATCGGTGAAGGAAGCGACGGATATTAGGTCCTTGGACAGCCTGCGAAACCAATTAGAGGGAATTACCCCGGTTAGCAAAACTCCGGTATTGATTCCCCCAGAGATACAGGCTGAGGTAATCTGGGATAATCTGGAGGGGATGACTTTTGGGCCAACTCTCCCGGACGGAAGGCGATCGCTAATCATGGTCAGCGACAACAATTTCCACCCGCTACTACACACCCGGATCGTAGTTTTTGCGATCGACCCCGAATATCCGGCGAAACCCTATCAGCAAAGGGTCTGGGAGTGGATAGAAAATTTTTTCGGTTCAGGGGTTGACAAAACCGGGAATTAA
- a CDS encoding response regulator translates to MQGSLNEIDIRSILQLVEVGQRTGQLMVEAYSPAASVVSEKYSDRLKSHCWLVFCSNGRIVYAGESEGSLKRLRDYLYRYKLTEVLNELEVPSITAVNAPEYGYLWVLLEQNAITPTQGRSILHGMISETLFDLLSLHHGAFNFEMGSPLAPQLMTLQINTVLPKIMKQVQEWKTFHPHIQSPSQCPLILDPDKLRQVVRPNVFETLTRWADGKTTFRQISRYLNRDIVAVTKAIYPFLQQGFVQLRFRPTEPSPYPRSQFESKVPRIVCIDDDRVIRETVELILTEHGYEATAIGHPLKALSQVFQLKPDLILCDIAMPELNGYEICAMLRSSSAFRETPIIMLTGIDGFIDRLKARMVRATNYLTKPFSKRELLTLVENYVGTADGHSRKLESQLAETFSHKWPSLDSEESYSV, encoded by the coding sequence ATGCAAGGCTCTTTAAATGAAATCGATATCCGCAGTATATTGCAGTTGGTCGAAGTCGGTCAACGCACCGGTCAGTTAATGGTGGAAGCCTATAGCCCCGCCGCCTCGGTAGTTTCGGAAAAATATAGCGATCGCTTGAAGAGTCACTGCTGGCTAGTTTTTTGCTCCAACGGTAGAATTGTCTATGCTGGGGAAAGCGAGGGTAGCCTGAAAAGACTGCGGGACTACCTGTACCGCTACAAGTTAACAGAAGTCCTCAATGAGTTAGAAGTGCCGTCAATTACGGCAGTTAACGCGCCCGAATACGGCTATTTGTGGGTGCTACTAGAACAAAACGCGATTACCCCCACCCAGGGGCGCAGCATTCTCCATGGGATGATTTCCGAAACCCTATTCGACCTTCTCAGCCTTCACCACGGGGCTTTTAACTTTGAAATGGGTTCACCCCTAGCACCGCAATTAATGACTTTACAAATCAACACGGTGTTACCTAAAATTATGAAACAGGTGCAGGAGTGGAAAACTTTTCACCCCCATATCCAATCCCCCAGTCAGTGCCCCCTCATTTTAGACCCAGACAAACTTAGACAAGTAGTGCGTCCCAATGTCTTTGAAACTTTAACCCGTTGGGCGGACGGAAAAACGACTTTCCGACAAATTTCCCGTTATTTGAACCGAGATATTGTCGCAGTCACCAAGGCGATCTATCCTTTTTTACAACAGGGTTTTGTGCAACTGCGCTTTCGGCCGACCGAACCAAGTCCGTACCCCCGTTCTCAGTTCGAGAGTAAGGTTCCCCGCATTGTCTGTATTGATGACGATCGCGTAATTCGGGAGACAGTAGAGTTAATCTTAACGGAGCATGGCTACGAGGCGACGGCTATAGGTCATCCCCTGAAGGCATTAAGTCAAGTGTTCCAACTGAAACCAGATCTGATTTTATGCGATATCGCCATGCCGGAACTAAATGGATATGAAATTTGCGCGATGTTGCGAAGTTCTAGTGCTTTTCGGGAAACTCCGATTATCATGCTAACAGGCATTGATGGATTTATCGATCGCCTCAAAGCCCGAATGGTGAGAGCGACCAATTATCTGACCAAACCGTTTAGCAAGAGGGAGTTACTGACGCTGGTAGAAAACTATGTGGGTACAGCCGACGGTCATTCCCGGAAGCTAGAAAGTCAACTCGCCGAGACTTTTTCCCATAAGTGGCCTTCTCTTGACTCGGAGGAGTCTTATTCGGTCTGA
- a CDS encoding AAA-like domain-containing protein, protein MDQAIPPELEFSNPLGCLPCPDSPLSLDSAFYVERPPIEIIAYQQITQPGSVMRIKAPRKMGKSSLMLRLINHANSLGYSTVLIDFQQADLGIFESSTKFFRWLCSNVTRQLGIAYNINDYWDEDIGDKVSCTMYFEEYLIAQINRPFLLVFNEVNLLFEYPQIFMNFMPLLRFWHEKSAQSTIWQKLRLVLVHSTEVYVSLGINQSPFNVGVLIDLPEFTHQQVGELADKYQLTLTENQLHKLTCLVGGHPYLIHLAFHYLYEHQTKFDDFFHRASTDAGIYKNYLKKIWILIQKKPELVEMIQQLITAKTALKIEPISAYYLESIGIIKSLGNNYILAGDLYRVYFSYKPISPQVPSSIYIEQLERDNQYLSNLVYVDELTKVANRSQFQKAFKMEWECMAIKHNPLALIVCDIDYFKLYNDTFGHLAGDVCLQKIAQAIQQNLQRPNDLLARYGGEEFVVLLPQTDGKGAMFVAAKICLAVKELAIASGVPKSVDSQHPVVTISIGIASIIPSSDYHPETLFMAADQALYESKKAGRDRYTMSSEFNFKY, encoded by the coding sequence ATGGATCAAGCTATACCGCCAGAATTAGAATTCAGTAATCCTCTTGGTTGTCTCCCATGTCCTGATAGTCCGCTGTCTCTGGATTCTGCTTTTTATGTGGAGCGTCCCCCCATCGAAATTATAGCCTATCAGCAAATAACCCAACCTGGTAGTGTTATGCGAATTAAAGCACCCCGAAAAATGGGCAAAAGTTCGTTAATGCTAAGGTTGATTAACCACGCCAACAGTTTAGGATATAGTACCGTCTTAATTGACTTTCAGCAAGCGGATTTAGGGATTTTTGAAAGTTCGACCAAATTTTTTCGTTGGTTATGTAGTAATGTCACCAGACAGTTAGGAATAGCCTATAATATTAATGATTATTGGGATGAAGACATCGGCGACAAAGTGAGCTGCACGATGTATTTTGAAGAATACTTAATTGCCCAAATTAACCGACCTTTTTTATTGGTTTTTAATGAGGTTAATTTGCTGTTTGAGTATCCCCAAATCTTCATGAACTTTATGCCATTATTGCGATTTTGGCATGAGAAATCTGCACAGTCAACAATTTGGCAGAAATTGCGCCTGGTTTTGGTTCATTCCACAGAAGTTTATGTTTCTTTAGGGATTAATCAATCTCCCTTTAATGTAGGTGTATTGATTGATTTACCTGAGTTTACGCATCAGCAAGTGGGAGAACTAGCCGACAAATACCAACTCACTTTAACCGAAAATCAGTTACACAAATTAACCTGCTTGGTCGGTGGACATCCCTATTTAATTCATCTAGCTTTTCATTATTTATATGAGCATCAAACAAAATTTGATGATTTTTTTCATCGAGCTTCTACCGATGCAGGTATTTATAAAAATTATCTGAAAAAAATCTGGATATTAATTCAAAAAAAGCCAGAATTAGTGGAAATGATTCAGCAGTTAATCACCGCCAAAACAGCCTTAAAAATTGAGCCAATATCAGCCTATTACTTAGAGAGTATAGGGATAATTAAAAGCCTAGGAAATAATTATATTTTGGCTGGTGATTTGTATCGTGTTTACTTTAGCTATAAACCGATATCCCCCCAAGTGCCTAGTTCTATTTATATAGAACAATTGGAACGTGATAACCAATATTTATCAAATTTAGTTTATGTTGATGAACTCACTAAGGTGGCTAATCGCTCACAATTCCAGAAGGCTTTTAAAATGGAATGGGAATGTATGGCTATCAAACATAATCCCCTGGCATTAATTGTCTGCGATATAGATTACTTTAAACTATATAACGATACTTTTGGTCATCTAGCCGGAGACGTATGTTTACAAAAAATAGCCCAAGCTATTCAACAGAATTTACAACGTCCCAATGATTTATTAGCTAGATATGGTGGAGAAGAGTTTGTGGTGCTTCTACCCCAAACTGATGGGAAGGGAGCCATGTTTGTGGCGGCAAAAATTTGCCTCGCGGTCAAAGAATTAGCTATAGCTTCTGGAGTGCCTAAATCTGTAGATTCTCAGCATCCGGTAGTAACGATAAGTATAGGAATTGCCAGCATAATTCCTAGCAGTGATTATCATCCAGAGACCCTGTTTATGGCAGCAGATCAAGCACTGTATGAATCCAAAAAAGCTGGACGCGATCGCTATACTATGAGTTCAGAATTTAACTTTAAATACTAA
- a CDS encoding CCA tRNA nucleotidyltransferase produces MSAAITSPLSPENWPFGLENLPESAYLVGGAVRDALLSRAVGDLDLDFVVLSEAVNTAKTIASHYQAGFVLLDAERQIARVVFPGVTVDFAQAEGGSLEVDLGRRDFTINTIAYHPITKTFFDPYQGQQDLKQGLMRMISRENLADDPLRLLRGYRQAAQLGFVIEPETKQTIADLASLLPRVAAERIRTELGYLLNTPLGVPKLIEAWKIGLISPWFSSLGDRCDRLKNLDHVAAAVSQTYPPLAKPLRESVRETIKMSQLAIAKLATMTSEDRDQAEAELITLKYSRVEIRGVLALLGTFQQLQPTPIADLSIRQQYFLFANVGEFFPALVVLSIAAGASLQEFTTLINHYLNPDDAIAHPQPVISGKLLMAKLGLSPSPLLGDLLQEIQIAKAEGQISTREDAIAIASQKMLELNL; encoded by the coding sequence ATGTCTGCTGCTATTACATCCCCATTATCTCCCGAAAACTGGCCGTTTGGTTTAGAAAATCTACCCGAATCAGCTTATTTAGTCGGGGGTGCGGTGCGGGATGCCTTATTGAGTCGCGCCGTGGGTGATTTGGATTTAGATTTTGTGGTGTTGTCGGAAGCAGTAAACACAGCCAAAACCATCGCCTCCCATTATCAAGCCGGATTTGTGTTGTTAGATGCGGAGCGACAAATTGCTAGGGTAGTATTCCCAGGGGTAACAGTAGATTTTGCTCAAGCTGAGGGAGGAAGTTTAGAGGTAGATCTAGGGCGGCGGGATTTTACAATTAATACGATCGCCTATCATCCCATAACCAAAACTTTTTTCGACCCCTATCAGGGACAACAAGACTTAAAACAGGGTCTGATGCGCATGATCAGTCGGGAAAACTTAGCTGATGATCCCCTGCGGTTGCTGCGGGGATATCGACAGGCGGCGCAGTTAGGCTTTGTGATTGAACCGGAAACTAAACAGACGATCGCCGATTTAGCCAGTTTATTACCACGGGTAGCAGCAGAACGTATCCGCACTGAGTTAGGATATTTACTCAATACCCCCTTGGGAGTGCCGAAATTAATTGAAGCCTGGAAAATCGGTCTGATCTCCCCCTGGTTTAGCAGTTTGGGAGATAGATGCGATCGCCTCAAAAATCTTGATCACGTCGCCGCCGCCGTCTCACAAACCTATCCACCATTAGCCAAACCCTTGAGGGAGTCGGTGCGGGAAACCATTAAAATGTCCCAACTCGCGATCGCCAAATTAGCCACCATGACCAGCGAGGATCGGGACCAAGCCGAAGCCGAGTTAATTACCCTCAAATATAGCCGAGTTGAGATCCGGGGAGTTCTGGCTTTACTAGGAACCTTTCAGCAACTACAACCCACCCCCATAGCCGATCTATCCATACGCCAACAATATTTTCTATTTGCTAATGTGGGGGAATTTTTCCCCGCCTTAGTAGTCCTGTCCATAGCCGCCGGAGCATCACTACAGGAGTTTACTACCCTAATTAACCATTATCTGAATCCCGATGATGCGATCGCTCACCCCCAACCCGTCATTAGCGGGAAACTCTTAATGGCAAAATTGGGACTCTCTCCCAGTCCCTTATTAGGGGATCTACTCCAAGAGATACAAATTGCTAAGGCTGAGGGTCAAATATCCACCCGTGAAGATGCCATAGCGATCGCATCCCAGAAAATGCTTGAATTAAACCTATAA
- a CDS encoding Ycf34 family protein, with protein sequence MCICVNCYYVDRCITYHAVETQHQERHVSDNPTFDPVEPSINVNIRTTEDSIEMEWDVVGCESFKQETGKWSKLRPGEPIPT encoded by the coding sequence ATGTGTATTTGTGTTAACTGTTACTATGTCGATCGCTGTATCACCTACCACGCCGTAGAAACACAGCATCAGGAACGCCATGTTAGCGACAATCCCACCTTTGACCCCGTTGAACCCAGCATCAACGTTAATATCCGCACCACAGAAGATAGCATCGAGATGGAATGGGATGTAGTTGGCTGTGAAAGTTTTAAACAAGAAACCGGAAAATGGTCAAAATTGCGACCGGGAGAGCCCATCCCCACCTAA